In the genome of Notamacropus eugenii isolate mMacEug1 chromosome 5, mMacEug1.pri_v2, whole genome shotgun sequence, one region contains:
- the MORC3 gene encoding MORC family CW-type zinc finger protein 3 isoform X2, translating to MNGRVPIGLYGNGFKSGSMRLGKDAIIFTKNGESMSVGLLSQTYLESTKAEHVVVPIVTFNKDRQLFNLAESKASLKAILEHSLFSTEQKLLAELDAIMGKKGTRIIIWNLRRDNNGVTEFEFDKDKYDIRIPEDLDETGKKGYKKQERMDQIVPESDYSLRAYCSILYLKPRMQIILRGQKVKTQLVSKSLAYIERDVYRPKFLAAKTVRITFGFNCRNKDHYGIMMYHKNRLIKAYERVGCQLKANNMGVGVVGIIECNFLKPTHNKQDFDYTNEYRLTIAALGEKLNDYWNEMKVKKNAEYPLNLPVEDIQKRPDQTWVQCDSCLKWRKLPDGIDHLPEKWYCSLNPDPQFRSCLVPEEPEDDDLVHPTYEKTYKKKDKEKIKMKRLEFNLTQPCNELFFMKSHPVSSNKDFTTPVKESVPRSLLSSQSDLDNNSLKRRSGGLTPPNAKITKYDDDDVIILEENSTPKPSVDADVTIVKTEQIHTEQSDIQFENVADREPCEVNSSLISSVSNSGCDSEQKSAGTQTEVPKLAVKKEETLEDDMDGQDSMQQVTLEAKAKQYAPNISDTVADDNGYQLSELKNELLLVSEEKENYKRQCEMLMGKVKELEMKIVEMNDKYMKKETCNQTTETDVTFLLENVNGNSESPDQMAFQFEQTLKEIEKLTEHCNTLQNLKAECSKCSSRENKTEVDEMAVQLDDVFRQLDKCAVERDQYKSEVELLEMEKSQMGFQCEELKTEIEQLKARISQVTRSDDSTTSNIEPSVNYSDGESLKLRSLRINVGQLLASIMPDLDLQQVNYDIDVVDEILGQVVEQMHEIGST from the exons GACAGCTGTTTAATTTAGCTGAGTCAAAAGCCAGTCTTAAAGCAATTCTGGAACATTCTTTATTTTCTACGGAACAGAAATTATTGGCTGAACTTGATGCTATTATGGGTAAAAAAGGAACGAGAATCATCATTTGGAATCTTAGGAG agacAACAATGGAGtaacagaatttgaatttgataaaGATAAATATGACATTAGAATTCCTGAAGATTTAGATGAAACAGGGAAAAAAGGgtacaaaaaacaagaaagaatggACCAAATTGTCCCTGAAAGTGACTATTCCCTGAGG GCTTATTGCAGTATACtatatttaaaaccaagaatgcAGATCATTTTACGAGGACAGAAAGTGAAGACACAGTTGGTCTCCAAAAGTCTTGCTTATATCGAACGCGATGTTTACAGACCCAAATTTTTAGCT GCTAAAACGGTAAGAATTACCTTTGGATTTAACTGCAGAAACAAAGATCATTATGGGATAATGATGTATCACAAAAATCGACTAATCAAAGCTTATGAAAGAGTTGGTTGTCAGTTAAAG gcAAACAACATGGGTGTTGGTGTAGTTGGAATTATAGAGTGTAACTTCCTAAAACCAACTCACAATAAACAAGATTTTGACTACACAAATGAATACAG gCTTACCATTGCAGCACTGGGAGAAAAGCTTAATGAttattggaatgaaatgaaagtgaagaaaaatgcaGAATATCCTCTGAATTTGCCTGTTGAAGATATTCA GAAACGGCCTGACCAGACATGGGTTCAATGTGATTCCTGCCTAAAATGGCGAAAACTACCAGATGGAATAGATCACCTTCCTGAAAAATGGTATTGCTCCTTGAACCCAGACCCTCAATTCAG GAGTTGCCTTGTACCAGAAGAACCTGAAGATGATGATTTGGTGCATCCCACGTATgaaaaaacctacaaaaaaaa agataaagaaaaaatcaagatGAAACGACTGGAGTTTAATCTAACTCAG CCTtgtaatgaattatttttcatgaaaagcCACCCTGTTTCTTCAAATAAAGACTTCACCACTCCAGTGAAGGAAAGTGTTCCAAGATCACTTCTGTCATCTCAATCGGATCTTGACAACAACAG CTTAAAACGGAGATCTGGTGGTTTGACTCCTCCAAATGCAAAGATAAcaaaatatgatgatgatgatgtgattATCTTAGAAGAGAACAGTACCCCCAAACCTTCTGTAGATGCTGATGTTACAATAGTAAAAACTGAACAGATTCATACAGAGCAAAGTGATATTCAGTTTGAGAATGTTGCTGACAGAGAACCTTGTGAGGTAAATAGTTCACTAATCAGTTCAGTATCCAATTCTGGATGTGATAGTGAACAGAAGTCTGCTGGAACACAGACTGAAGTTCCAAAGCTAGCagttaaaaaggaagaaactcTTGAAGATGACATGGATGGCCAAGACAGTATGCAGCAAGTCACTTTAGAAGCCAAAGCAAAGCAGTACGCCCCGAATATATCTGATACAGTTGCAGATGACAATGGATACCAATTAAGTGAACTTAAAAATGAATTGCTGCTTgtcagtgaagaaaaagaaaattataaaagacaatgtgaaatgttaatgggaaaagtgaaagaattagaaatgaagatagttgaaatgaatgataaatatatgaaaaaggaAACTTGTAATCAAACAACTGAAACTGATGTTACATTTTTACTTGAAAATGTTAATGGAAATTCTGAAAGTCCAGATCAGATGGCATTTCAATTTGAGCAGACTTTGAAGGAGATAGAAAAGCTGACAGAACACTGTaacactttgcaaaatttaaaagcTGAATGTAGTAAATGTTCCAGTCGTGAGAACAAAACTGAAGTGGATGAAATGGCTGTGCAGCTTGATGATGTTTTCAGACAGCTGGACAAATGCGCTGTTGAAAGGGACCAGTATAAAAGTGAG GTGGAAttattagaaatggaaaaatcacAAATGGGCTTTCAATGTGAAGAACTCAAAACGGAAATTGAACAATTAAAAGCCAGAATTTCGCAAGTGACAAGATCAGATGATTCAACAACTAGTAACATTGAACCTTCTGTGAATTATTCTGATGGGGAAAG CCTTAAACTTCGATCCCTTCGCATTAATGTGGGTCAGCTGCTGGCTTCGATTATGCCTGATCTAGATCTACAGCAAGTAAATTATGATATTGATGTAGTTGATGAAATTTTAGGACAGGTTGTTGAACAAATGCATGAAATCGGTAGTAcgtaa